In Aspergillus nidulans FGSC A4 chromosome II, a single window of DNA contains:
- a CDS encoding G1/S-specific cyclin (transcript_id=CADANIAT00004918) yields the protein MAYHKRPTSSYQPCDSYFVESYDDFTVPRMDPKEHAKLVARERQYAMADELSRVTSEEYRDDILSHMLDMDASTLPDVESIDIQTEIQWFMRPYLLDFLIEAHTAFQLLPSTLFLTVNLLDRYCSKRVVYKRHYQLVGCAALLIAAKYGDKKDRVPTIRELKSMCCSLYDDDMFIQMEWHVLQTLGWTIGHPTVDSFLQTAVMDTPYDPEVEHLALYIAEISLFHREFVSKPSSDLARASLALARCILNRPQPRHTEWASQYDSMTLVGLSQQLHQPSQVLARKYSSSHYSRVSKILEQFLARQASIASYTPPSPPSDVVNSESKPYEGEIGLATPQKAPHPTNMPHGYITPPITPENEAFVNGNAGYVKAVPVPSACSPSPTPSPSVQYVTHNPYQQESNYVTQQQYLQPQMSFTSGY from the exons ATGGCTTACCACAAGCGCCCCACTTCGAGCTACCAGCCTTGCGACTCATATTTTGTGGAATCATACGATGACTTCACTGTCCCGCGGATGGATCCAAAGGAGCATGCAAAGCTGGTCGCCCGAGAGCGTCAATATGCCATGGCCGATGAACTGTCCCGGGTCACTAGCGAGGAATACCGTGATGATATTCTATCTCACATGCTGGATATGGAT GCTTCCACCCTTCCCGATGTTGAATCCATTGACATCCAGACCGAAATTCAATGGTTCATGCGTCCGTACTTGCTTGATTTCCTGATTGAAGCTCACACTGCCTTTCAACTGCTGCCTTCGACCCTGTTCTTGACAGTCAATCTTCTTGATAGGTACTGCTCCAAGCGCGTTGTCTACAAGAGACACTATCAACTGGTCGGCTGTGCAGCGCTCCTAATTGCCGCCAAGTACGGCGACAAGAAGGACCGTGTGCCTACCATCCGCGAGCTCAAATCGATGTGCTGCTCTCTGTACGATGACGACATGTTCATTCAAATGGAATGGCATGTTCTGCAGACCCTTGGATGGACTATTGGCCATCCAACCGTTGACAGCTTCCTCCAGACAGCAGTCATGGACACCCCATATGACCCGGAGGTGGAGCATCTTGCGCTCTACATTGCGGAAATCTCGCTATTTCACCGCGAGTTCGTGTCCAAGCCGTCATCCGACCTTGCTAGAGCTTCCCTTGCCCTAGCACGATGCATCCTCAACCGCCCTCAGCCTCGTCACACTGAATGGGCCTCGCAGTATGACTCGATGACATTGGTTGGATTGTCGCAGCAACTCCACCAGCCGTCGCAAGTGCTCGCGAGGAAGTACTCGTCATCTCATTATTCGCGAGTTTCGAAAATCCTTGAGCAGTTCCTCGCACGCCAGGCTTCGATCGCAAGCTACACTCCTCCCAGCCCCCCATCCGACGTTGTCAACTCCGAATCCAAACCATACGAAGGAGAGATCGGACTTGCTACCCCCCAAAAGGCTCCTCATCCCACCAACATGCCTCACGGTTATATCACTCCGCCAATTACTCCCGAGAACGAAGCCTTTGTCAATGGCAATGCGGGCTACGTTAAAGCAGTTCCAGTGCCCAGCGCTTGCTCACCGTCGCCAACACCCTCGCCTAGTGTCCAATACGTGACTCACAACCCCTACCAACAGGAGTCTAACTATGTCACTCAACAACAATATCTTCAACCCCAGATGAGCTTCACAAGTGGGTATTAG
- a CDS encoding uncharacterized protein (transcript_id=CADANIAT00004911), whose translation MAPVRRYLRISKFSVLECRIYLEDPSDTRWLLDSREPVLPRIFAAIRPLVLPKLREENERLYARKKGKPVKDIIAEEDFEVTVFLRESRTRHSLLTRHKDFEQPINKRTRTESSEENGGQADTGILVESDSESEVNMDAISQAGSEEEDNTTEGQRGKRKRNEQLQELHEGEDKKMRFRTNYEGFNIHGWMLCLLVTRKGNKERARIEAAEPKRQALMEEWISTQAQGDLDED comes from the exons ATGGCCCCGGTCCGGCGTTATCTACGGATTAGCAAGTTTTCCGTACTTGAATGTCGGATCTACCTCGAGGACCCCTCCGATACGCGATGGCTTCTTGATAGCCGCGAGCCTGTTCTGCCTCGCATCTTCGCCGCTATTCGGCCATTAGTACTTCCAAAACTGCGAGAGGAGAATGAGAGATTATATGCtagaaagaaagggaaacCTGTCAAGGATATTATTGCGGAAG AGGATTTCGAGGTCACTGTGTTTCTCCGGGAATCGCGCACCCGCCATTCGCTCCTGACGCGGCATAAGGATTTTGAACAGCCGATAAATAAGCGCACTCGGACTGAATCAAGCGAGGAAAATGGTGGACAGGCTGATACCGGCATCCTGGTTGAGAGCGATAGCGAATCGGAAGTGAACATGGATGCAATTTCACAAGCGGggtcagaggaagaggacaaTACTACAGAGGGGCAGCGCGGTAAACGCAAGAGAaatgagcagctgcaggaactACACGAGGGTGAGGACAAGAAGATGCGTTTCAGAACAAACTACGAGGGTTTCAATATTCACGGCTGGATGCTTTGTTTGCTTGTTACGCGAAAGGGAAACAAGGAAAGAGCCAGGATCGAGGCAGCAGAGCCCAAACGCCAAGCGTTGATGGAAGAGTGGATATCTACTCAGGCCCAGGGAGATCTCGATGAAGACTAG
- the zrfB gene encoding low-affinity Zn(2+) transporter ZRT2 (transcript_id=CADANIAT00004914) has product MNPIHALLRRAEDGSLPTCETGNEYDGRMGVRISSIFVILVGSAFGALFPVFARSFQNSKVPSWAFFIAKYFGSGVIIATAFIHLLGPAEEALRNECLSGPITDYSWAEGIILMTIVVLFFVEMMVIRFSRFGEGHSHDNDSHSDHSHAHGHAGELKGTELSSNDVNHHMPGEDHLGHSREHRDLELAEKGVDLNEYMAQLTSVFILEFGIIFHSIFIGLTLAVSGPEFTTLYIVLVFHQTFEGLGLGSRLATIPWPRSKRWTPYFLGMGYAISTPIAIAIGLGVRQSYPPEGYTTLLVNGVFDSISAGILIYTALVELMAHEFMFSTSMRRAPLKNVLAAFGLLCLGALLMALLGKWA; this is encoded by the coding sequence ATGAATCCGATccatgctcttcttcgccgagccGAAGATGGTTCTCTTCCAACTTGCGAAACAGGTAATGAGTATGATGGGCGCATGGGCGTGCGCATCTCCTCTATTTTCGTGATCCTTGTCGGCTCCGCCTTTGGCGCCCTATTTCCTGTCTTTGCGCGCAGCTTCCAGAACTCCAAGGTCCCTAGCTGGGCATTCTTTATTGCCAAATACTTTGGTTCTGGAGTTATCATTGCGACCGCTTTCATCCACCTGCTGGGtcctgcagaagaagcccttCGAAATGAGTGTCTCAGCGGCCCAATCACTGATTATTCCTGGGCTGAGGGAATCATCCTTATGACAATCGTGGTTCTATTCTTTGTCGAGATGATGGTTATACGATTTTCGCGTTTCGGTGAAGGCCACAGTCACGACAATGACTCTCACAGCGACCACTCCCATGCTCATGGCCACGCCGGTGAGCTCAAGGGCACTGAGCTATCGTCGAACGACGTAAACCATCACATGCCTGGCGAGGACCACCTTGGCCATTCTCGAGAACACCGTGACCTCGAACTAGCTGAGAAGGGCGTTGATCTTAATGAGTACATGGCTCAGCTGACCTCCGTCTTCATCCTGGAGTTCGGTATCATCTTCCATTCGATCTTCATCGGCTTAACCCTGGCAGTGTCTGGGCCTGAGTTCACCACTCTTTACATCGTTCTGGTCTTTCACCAAACATTTGAGGGTCTGGGTTTGGGTTCTCGACTGGCCACAATCCCATGGCCCCGCTCAAAACGCTGGACCCCATACTTTCTAGGTATGGGTTACGCAATCTCCACACCAATTGCCATAGCTATCGGCCTGGGCGTTCGCCAGTCCTATCCTCCCGAAGGCTACACCACTCTCCTCGTCAATGGTGTGTTCGATTCAATCTCAGCTGGTATCTTGATCTACACCGCTCTTGTCGAGCTGATGGCCCACGAGTTCATGTTCAGCACCTCGATGCGCAGAGCCCCGCTTAAGAATGTGCTTGCCGCGTTCGGTCTTCTGTGTTTAGGCGCCCTCTTGATGGCGCTTCTTGGGAAATGGGCGTGA
- a CDS encoding uncharacterized protein (transcript_id=CADANIAT00004913) produces MAKVKKDPNYIRYTKISKAELDLPDFKADNHGYLIPHVGEIYCRAPACTNSFQTRFLNTNNLKKHIRKAHVDKFDLLEKEGGGRPTAKEEDDAIVFYKAVLEAYDARQEDGVGKPEIPRRRDGKINQSAVKKYVREQGYSVPCDACKEADKAKDCCREANLDVCDHFELFEPYEDEEEAESNEVF; encoded by the exons ATGGCCAAAGTCAAGAAAGACCCTAATTACATTCGATATACTAAGATTTCGAAAGCTGAATTAGACCTTCCTGACTTCAAGGCAGAT AATCACGGCTACCTGATTCCACATGTCGGAGAGATTTACTGCCGCGCCCCTGCATGCACCAATTCC ttcCAGACTCGGTTTCTGAACACAAACAACCTCAAGAAGCACATCAGAAAAGCGCACGTGGATAAATTCGATCtcttagagaaagaaggaggtggCCGTCCTACTGcaaaagaggaggatgatgcgATTG TATTTTACAAAGCCGTGCTCGAAGCCTATGATGCAAGACAAGAGGATGGGGTAGGGAAGCCTGAGATCCCCCGCCGTCGCGACGGAAAG ATAAACCAGTCAGCAGTCAAAAAATACGTTCGTGAGCAGGGTTATTCAGTCCCTTGTGATGCATGCAAGGAAGCAGATAAGGCAAAAG ACTGCTGTAGGGAGGCTAATCTGGATGTTTGTGACCACTTTGAGCTCTTTGAGCCttacgaggatgaagaggaggccgagAGTAACGAGGTCTTTTAA
- a CDS encoding uncharacterized protein (transcript_id=CADANIAT00004917): protein MPIKVNDSNSDLSSNGSSSSDQVVVVPNSRGSNSGPRKTQLPVIVHNGGGQTYDETRPSDWDRQRWK from the exons ATGCCCATCAAAGTCAACGACTCAAATTCCGACCTGTCCAGcaatggcagcagcagcagtgaccAGGTGGTCGTCGTCCCCAATTCACGAG GGTCCAATTCCGGTCCGCGAAAAACACAGCTTCCCGTTATCGTCCACAACGGCGGCGGTCAGACATATGATGAGACGCGGCCGTCTGACTGGGATAGACAGCGATGGAAGTAG
- a CDS encoding uncharacterized protein (transcript_id=CADANIAT00004912) — MDTEYNYLNDQTVINDLINLSISSESDSLNENEAEIYHENDDRILHERNQAEVEVKECTHINLLDMNHQEVTDAMFNTIFQKRRDIISQRERPETRTTYSLYRSVCKSFQNSVACLASQTSCKPVLRKHSEPLLTSPFFVSRGIHSHPPPPPNKPPQLILDEILDLIRKMQSPDLTPSLFLRSPALKQFCQKYNGQTLSQIHNSFVNQDRFAAIIAKEKALLYRKGRGLAGVRCELDRHPEYREYVRRIYTDHDIVMIICGFNKQIQLLGSLDSFEVDMSYKRVKGDFNEVIFATFLPQHGKIITLLRVFMDHESAFSYKLLFTRVFQLIADIQGYMCAKQMSGLGHYLQELDPLQRPWTWQLMNILILCRTGDLSDYHSSARCRMESLLTCSTREEYFHLIELLEAHETPKIAEWARHKRHSVIAAGATLSSRILDQRDIDQYLARNQYGTSHLSRITSTRKRKRLAQDNELVLSSVEDNRRVLQDSFLHADLVPVVEVQDLDHGEAVTIQVFFRRSATANLQVQNLELQRQQLELEAQQVRIRKEKAEAEKLELENMLRRRELGLD; from the exons ATGGATACCGAGTACAATTACCTCAACGACCAAACCGTCATTAATGACTTAATAAATTTATCAATCTCATCTGAGAGTGATTCTTTGAatgagaatgaagctgaaaTATATCATGAAAATGATGATAGAATTTTACATGAGCGAAACCAGGCCGAGGTAGAGGTTAAGGAG TGCACTCACATCA ATTTACTGGATATGAATCACCAAGAGGTTACTGATGCGATGTTCAATACTATTTTCCAAAAAAGAAGGGACATTATATCACAGCGAGAGCGGCCAGAGACTCGTACAACCTATAG CCTCTACCGTTCAGTCTGCAAGTCCTTCCAAAATAGCGTTGCATGCCTAGCATCGCAAACTAGTTGCAAACCAGTTCTTCGCAAACACTCTGAGCCT ttactaactagtccTT TCTTTGTATCACGTGGTATTCAttcacatcctcctcctcctccaaataAGCCTCCGCAGCTTATACTAGATGAGATTTTGGACCTTATTCGAAAGATGCAGAGTCCTGACTTGACCCCTA GTTTATTTCTACGGAGTCCGGCACTGAAACAGTTTTGCCAAAAATATAATGGCCAGACTCTTTCACAAATCCATAATAGCTTTGTAAATCAAGACCGATTTGCAGCTATTatagcaaaggaaaaggctTTACTATATCGTAAAGGCCGTGGCCTTGCAGGTGTACGCTGCGAGTTGGATCGGCATCCAGAATATCGA GAATATGTTCGCAGAATCTATACAGACCATGATATTGTCATGATTATTTGTGGATTTAATaagcaaatccagctccttggATCCCTTGATTCATTTGAAGTTGATATGTCTTATAAACGAGTTAAAGGGGACTTTAATGAGGTTATTTTTGCAACCTTTTTACCTCAGCATGGGAAGA TTATAACTTTACTTCGGGTTTTCATGGATCATGAGTCAGCATTTAGCTATAAACTCCTCTTTACACGGGTCTTCCAGTTAATTGCTGATATCCAAGGAT ATATGTGTGCAAAGCAGATGTCAG GACTTGGCCATTACCtgcaagagcttgatcctcTTCAGCGTCCCTGGACATGGCAGCTTATGAATATTCTGATTTTATGCCGG ACTGGAGATCTATCTGATTAtcattcttcagctagatgtcGGATGGAAAGCCTTCTTACTTGCTCAACCCGAGAGGAATACTTTCACCTGATTGAATTATTAGAAG CTCACGAAACCCCTAAAATTGCAGAGTGGGCAAGGCATAAACGGCATTCAGTTATTGCTGCAG GAGCGACCTTGAG CTCCCGAATCCTTGACCAGCGTGATATTGACCAATATCTTGCTCGAAATCAATATGGAACTAGTCATTTATCACGGATCACAA GCACACGGAAACGAAAACGCCTGGCTCAGGATAATGAGCTAGTTCTATCTTCAGTTGAAGATAATA GGCGAGTTCTTCAGGATTCATTCCTCCACGCCGATCTAGTTCCCGTGGTCGAGGTTCAAGATCTAGATCACGGGGAAGCAG TCACCATccaggtcttcttcaga CGATCAGCTACAGCGAATTTACAGGTTCAAAACCTTGAGCTGCAAAGACAACAACTTGAACTAGAAGCTCAACAAGTTCGAATacgaaaggagaaggcagaggctGAAAAATTAGAGCTTGAAAATATGCTTCGTCGACGAGAGTTGGGTCTGGACTGA
- a CDS encoding cytochrome b5-like heme/steroid binding domain-containing protein (transcript_id=CADANIAT00004915), producing MGWVGVAIVVATTCFLLYRHPPATWFPEPQPPVADQARKPTSEKEEGKAKEKNEENSPTLQLKSQPTLLKDGPVEEVQTTSKASASTVPVLDVPSFQWNDSASDKDENTPHIAQQDTARQSKTPSSSVTPSSTPTSTEMMANPSVEQPPVVNDAASLMPPPPPPSRIQQSTTQRQPRPQAQNMLAPPPGRLPRPRPGSGASLLSPPPSTASTLRVPPGMRPGTTNSNSNSLSPNSVTLKPVKKASQRAVLEPGFSPLDWAALTSNPNHKLRGANLPGTLIKVTPSMLKAQNGRKGTDAWTSYQGKVYNISPYLPFHPGGKGELLRGAGKDSGKLFLEIHPWVNWDAILGECLVGILVSENEAVAENRLDAMD from the coding sequence ATGGGCTGGGTAGGCGTTGCCATAGTCGTCGCCACTACATGTTTCCTCCTCTACCGACACCCTCCGGCGACCTGGTTCCCCGAGCCGCAGCCACCTGTCGCCGATCAAGCCCGCAAGCCCACCTCCGAAAaggaagaggggaaagcGAAGGAGAAAAACGAAGAGAACTCTCCCACCCTTCAGCTCAAATCGCAACCAACTCTACTAAAGGATGGGCCCGTTGAAGAGGTCCAGACAACTTCGAAAGCGTCTGCGTCAACCGTCCCCGTCCTAGACGTCCCCTCTTTTCAGTGGAATGACAGCGCAAGcgacaaggacgagaacACCCCTCATATAGCGCAGCAAGATACAGCACGACAGAGTAAGACACCGAGTTCATCGGTGACTCCATCCTCCACACCCACGTCTACAGAAATGATGGCAAATCCGAGCGTAGAGCAGCCGCCCGTCGTAAATGACGCCGCCTCTCTAATGccccctcccccgcctccTTCACGCATCCAACAATCAACAACCCAAAGACAACCAAGACCACAAGCGCAGAATATGCTTGCTCCACCACCTGGCCGACTCCCTCGACCGCGACCAGGCAGCGGTGCCAGTCTGCTCAGTCCACCCCCCTCGACGGCATCAACCCTGCGAGTCCCACCAGGCATGCGTCCGGGCACTACAAACTCCAATTCCAACTCTCTCTCCCCGAACTCTGTGACCCTCAAACCCGTCAAAAAGGCGTCTCAACGCGCTGTTCTCGAACCCGGATTCTCCCCACTCGACTGGGCAGCCCTAACCTCAAACCCAAACCACAAACTACGCGGCGCGAATCTCCCGGGAACTCTAATAAAGGTCACACCGTCGATGCTGAAAGCGCAGAATGGCCGGAAAGGGACAGATGCGTGGACATCATATCAGGGAAAAGTCTATAATATCTCACCGTATTTGCCGTTTCATCCTGGCGGAAAGGGGGAGCTGTTAAGAGGAGCCGGGAAGGATTCAGGAAAGCTGTTTCTGGAGATTCATCCGTGGGTCAATTGGGATGCGATTCTGGGGGAGTGTTTGGTTGGTATTTTGGTTTCAGAGAATGAAGCTGTGGCGGAAAATCGACTTGATGCAATGGACTGA
- a CDS encoding ATP-dependent helicase (transcript_id=CADANIAT00004916), translating to MDPLDPILDGLNSAQRTAVTSSAPILQVLAPPGSGKTKTLTSRVAYLLAHDGYRPQDVICCTFTIKASREMRERLAKLVGDHVQSRLILGTFHSICRRYLVRYGHLIGLQKGFGIADSGDSLAIIRRIVKRLQLGIQPNTARARISHQKAHGVSPDDVAAKQNKISKLLEHREFVQVYREYESELATSNLLDYDDLLLRCAELLRKHPKCVSNVQVVLVDEFQDTNQIQYDLMNLLASWNRRITVVGDPDQSIYGFRSAEIENLKRMQRLYRNTEVVLLEDNYRSSGSILKSAQDVIEQDLSRPAKKLQPTHTFGTLPVLRKLPSAEDEAQWLVLEIKRCIVLTGKLLKYSDFAILLRSASLSRQIESAMGKHGVPYRMVGGQRFFDRVEVKLLLDYLRVISHPENSEALLRIINVPSRKIGEETVKMLLNGAEKAGKPLWDYIKDVAQGRRSTEKAMSKPTNQGLSSLVGLIEYSREKLRQCVDRSAPRRLLEIVMKRLSFREFITATYGSNDENRWANVEELMSQADDATAADESEQDENLPEIAGLTQQESHPGEEALSRFLANVALSTEVQPKEETEGEDQAQEKVTISTIHAAKGLEWPVVFIPAAYEGIIPHSRAEDSDEERRLLYVAMTRAQALLYLSYPLRQARENAETNVTSFLPQELITSRLRPVGPKLDEKVVYGIADILRRERPSAVAMLEGLDSLPSVYDDQWTEDGRESPGMIIRWDGSRATDDEPSSKRRRYEREQYSTTTSIASMSSTNRMNGSSLMVPTTMSGFSTAREYITTTIQKQEQSLQEERGAKSKPVVAFNRPSALQKSIASFFGQSSAQSTQQRGLVQLLPNSSGALDHPGRPLHPRQSNAIPTQYIGHRPPTQHFRPPRPALETSDPNRYTWLAASSRPTDKANSLKSQVHTVIDTNGGSKDSAASEAQGCAGSRPGMVTVGTGAGGMRPAATFHTTTMSMVQSQSGGPARRTLGIRRSMNGWEERMKRVNK from the exons ATGGATCCCCTTGACCCCATCCTAGATGGCTTGAACTCCGCACAGAGAACCGCGGTCACCTCATCCGCGCCGATTTTACAAGTCCTTGCTCCTCCAGGTTCGGGAAAGACCAAAACGTTGACCTCGCGCGTCGCGTACCTCCTCGCTCATGACGGATATCGCCCGCAAGATGTTATCTGTTGCACATTCACCATCAAGGCCAGTCGGGAAATGCGAGAGCGGCTGGCCAAATTGGTAGGTGATCACGTACAGTCAAGGCTCATCTTAGGAACGTTTCATTCGATCTGTCGACGATACTTGGTGAGGTACGGGCATTTGATAGGGCTGCAGAAGGGGTTTGGAATTGCAGATTCAGGGGATTCGCTAGCGATTATTCGG AGAATCGTAAAGCGGCTGCAGCTTGGAATTCAACCCAACACTGCGAGAGCTCGTATATCGCATCAGAAGGCGCACGGCGTATCTCCCGATGATGTAGCGGCAAAGCAGAACAAGATTAGCAAGCTTCTAGAGCATCGCGAGTTCGTCCAAGTATACCGGGAGTACGAGAGTGAGCTCGCAACATCGAATTTGCTCGATTACGATGACCTATTGCTACGATGCGCGGAATTGCTGCGAAAACACCCAAAGTGTGTATCCAACGTACAGGTGGTCTTGGTGGATGAATTTCAGGACACAAATCAGATCCAGTACGACCTCATGAACCTTCTTGCGTCTTGGAACAGGCGCATTACGGTCGTTGGTGATCCAGATCAAAGCATCTACGGATTTCGTTCCGCGGAGATCGAGAACCTCAAACGGATGCAGCGGCTATACAGAAATACAGAGGTTGTACTTTTGGAGGATAACTACCGTTCATCGGGCTCGATCCTCAAGTCTGCGCAAGACGTGATCGAGCAAGATTTATCTAGGCCAGCAAAAAAGTTGCAGCCAACGCACACCTTTGGCACGCTGCCTGTACTGCGCAAGCTGCCCTCtgccgaagacgaagctcaGTGGCTGGTACTTGAGATCAAAAGGTGCATAGTTCTAACGGGAAAGTTATTGAAGTATTCCGATTTCGCCATTCTACTCAGATCTGCGTCGCTGTCACGGCAGATCGAGTCCGCCATGGGGAAACATGGCGTTCCCTATCGAATGGTTGGTGGGCAAAGATTCTTTGATCGAGTCGAGGTCAAGCTTCTCCTAGACTATTTACGAGTTATAAGTCATCCCGAAAACTCGGAAGCACTTCTACGTATCATCAACGTTCCTTCGAGGAAAATTGGAGAGGAGACCGTTAAGATGCTCTTAAACGGGGCCGAGAAAGCTGGCAAACCGCTGTGGGACTACATCAAAGATGTAGCGCAAGGTCGCAGGTCGACTGAGAAAGCCATGTCGAAGCCTACTAACCAAGGGCTCTCCAGTCTAGTTGGCCTCATTGAATACTCTAGGGAGAAGCTCCGCCAGTGCGTCGACAGATCGGCACCTCGAAGGCTGCTGGAGATCGTGATGAAAAGACTCTCTTTTCGCGAATTCATTACGGCGACTTATGGGTCAAATGATGAAAACAGATGGGCAAACGTGGAGGAACTAATGAGCCAGGCAGACGATGCAACTGCGGCCGATGAAAGTGAACAGGATGAGAATCTTCCTGAAATTGCTGGCCTAACTCAGCAAGAGTCGCATCCTGGCGAAGAAGCCTTGTCCAGATTCCTAGCCAATGTGGCTTTATCAACCGAGGTCCAGCCGAAAGAAGAGACTGAAGGGGAAGACCAGGCGCAAGAGAAAGTTACCATCTCGACAATCCATGCAGCAAAAGGCCTAGAGTGGCCCGTGGTGTTTATTCCCGCAGCTTACGAGGGTATTATCCCGCACTCACGAGCAGAAGACTCCGACGAAGAGAGACGGCTGCTTTATGTGGCTATGACTAGAGCGCAGGCCTTGCTATACCTGAGTTATCCGCTTCGGCAGGCCCGAGAAAACGCAGAGACTAATGTGACGTCGTTTCTTCCGCAAGAACTAATCACTTCGCGCCTGCGCCCGGTTGGACCGAAACTAGACGAGAAGGTTGTTTATGGGATTGCAGATATACTGCGTCGAGAACGGCCGTCTGCCGTAGCCATGTTGGAAGGACTTGattctctcccttctgtCTACGACGACCAATGGACTGAGGACGGACGAGAGTCACCAGGCATGATTATTCGATGGGACGGCTCTCGGGCGACCGATGACGAACCAAGCAGTAAACGGCGCCGATACGAGAGGGAGCAATACTCGACAACCACATCCATCGCGAGCATGTCTTCGACAAATAGAATGAACGGCTCGAGCTTGATGGTACCTACTACCATGTCCGGGTTCTCGACAGCCCGTGAGTATATAACGACGACAATCCAAAAACAGGAGCAGTCCTTACAAGAAGAACGCGGGGCCAAATCGAAGCCTGTGGTTGCATTCAATCGTCCGTCCGCCCTTCAGAAAAGTATTGCGTCCTTCTTTGGCCAGTCCTCAGCCCAGTCAACACAGCAGAGGGGGCTCGTCCAGCTTCTACCGAATAGCTCGGGCGCCCTGGATCACCCTGGTAGACCCTTGCACCCCCGACAATCCAACGCCATCCCAACGCAGTATATCGGTCATCGACCACCAACTCAACATTTCCGCCCACCTCGCCCAGCTCTCGAAACTTCTGACCCAAACCGCTACACATGGTTGGCTGCATCCTCGAGGCCGACGGACAAGGCAAATTCGCTCAAGAGTCAGGTGCACACGGTCATCGACACAAACGGAGGGAGCAAGGACTCTGCGGCGAgcgaagctcaaggctgTGCAGGCTCACGGCCAGGTATGGTGACCGTCGGAACTGGAGCTGGGGGTATGCGACCAGCGGCCACGTTCCACACTACGACAATGTCGATGGTACAGTCTCAGTCAGGAGGGCCGGCGAGACGGACGCTGGGGATCCGACGCAGTATGAACGGATGGGAAGagcggatgaagagggtgaaCAAGTAG